One genomic segment of Arachis duranensis cultivar V14167 chromosome 4, aradu.V14167.gnm2.J7QH, whole genome shotgun sequence includes these proteins:
- the LOC127746598 gene encoding uncharacterized protein LOC127746598 yields the protein MKFFPSSLTKNAFTWFSNLRPNSISIWAQLETAFYAQFYRELNVAITDLVALKREDGETIDDYMICFKNARSRCYVSLPKSEVVKIAIMGLGFYMRRKLLNVHIPDLAHLAERVRQEKVAYVAMESSHEESNLEAEVDLSELKKGPPYVCSLLKKIPNIEKLNDSKMKSEKRYSFDILKSDQIFYMLLKDKQLILPEGRTLLSVKDLKGKPYCKFHQATSHLTNNNCVRFRDLIQEAIVEGRLKFDDGKKEMKVDADPFDTEASFVEPHFGVNIVGMFYDFDVALGDFESNVRSIYLDVGDGLLEYLMK from the exons atgaagttttttccttcttcgttGACGAAGAATGCATTTACTTGGTTTTCAAATCTTAGACCAAATTCGATATCAATATGGGCTCAGTTGGAAACTGCTTTTTATGCCCAATTTTATCGAGAGTTGAATGTGGCAATTACTGATCTAGTAGCGTTGAAACGTGAGGATGGTGAAACCATTGATGATTATATGATTTGTTTCAAAAATGCTAGAAGTCGGTGCTATGTGTCCCTCCCTAAAAGTGAAGTGGTAAAAATAGCAATTATGGGGTTAGGATTTTATATGCGTCGAAAATTACTCAATGTGCATATTCCTGACTTAGCTCATTTGGCTGAAAGGGTTCGTCag GAGAAAGTTGCTTATGTGGCCATGGAATCCTCTCATGAGGAGTCCAATTTAGAGGCAGAAGTTGATTTGTCCGAACTTAAGAAAGGCCCTCCTTATGTTTGTTCTTTACTTAAGAAAATCCCTAACATTGAGAAGTTGAATGATTCAAAAATGAAAAGTGAAAAGAGATAcagttttgatattttgaaatctgATCAGATTTTTTATATGTTGCTTAAAGATAAACAGTTAATTTTACCGGAAGGCAGAACTTTGCTTTCGGTGAAAGATTTAAAGGGGAAACCTTATTGTAAGTTTCACCAAGCAACTAGCCATTTGACTAATAACAACTGTGTTCGTTTCAGGGATTTAATACAAGAAGCTATCGTGGAAGGACGGTTGAAATTTGATGATggtaaaaaagaaatgaaagtcGATGCTGATCCTTTTGATACTGAAGCCAGCTTTGTTGAGCCACATTTTGGTGTGAATATAGTTGGAATGTTTTATGACTTTGATGTGGCTTTGGGGGATTTCGAATCGAATGTTCGTTCTATCTACCTTGATGTGGGAGATGGTTTATTGGAGTACTTGATGAAGTAG